One genomic window of Paraburkholderia acidiphila includes the following:
- a CDS encoding GNAT family N-acetyltransferase, which translates to MQTQIRQLRESDDRNGFDCGIDSMSEWIRHVASQHQKKNLSRTYVAAMSSAPHTIAGYYALAATAIETDGMPHARLPRSVSAVLLARLAVDTRHQRQGLGEHLLMHALDVVLTTAESVGVQCVLVDALDENAAGFYRKYGFESFTTTPRRLFLPVATIKQA; encoded by the coding sequence GTGCAAACGCAGATTCGTCAGCTGAGGGAGAGCGATGACCGCAACGGCTTCGATTGCGGCATCGATTCGATGAGCGAATGGATTCGCCACGTAGCGAGTCAGCACCAGAAAAAGAATCTGTCTCGCACTTACGTTGCCGCGATGTCGTCTGCGCCGCACACGATAGCAGGCTACTACGCGCTTGCGGCGACAGCGATAGAAACGGACGGCATGCCACACGCACGATTGCCGAGGAGCGTGTCCGCGGTCCTGCTCGCCCGGCTGGCTGTCGACACGAGGCATCAGCGCCAGGGCCTTGGTGAGCATCTGCTGATGCACGCACTGGATGTCGTACTGACAACGGCAGAGTCGGTGGGCGTGCAGTGTGTTCTCGTCGACGCGCTCGATGAGAATGCGGCGGGGTTCTATCGGAAATACGGATTCGAGTCGTTCACCACTACGCCGCGCAGACTATTCCTGCCCGTTGCGACGATCAAGCAAGCATGA
- the flgM gene encoding flagellar biosynthesis anti-sigma factor FlgM: MKVDSSTRNDARPLQDGLARSQGDATSVAAGTDNAATSGAASSASAAGANVSLSSLSSTMRSLAASGSADIDTAHVQSIKDAIRNGTLQIDSGKIADGVIQTARDLMKPTSGN, translated from the coding sequence GTGAAAGTTGACTCCTCCACCCGCAATGATGCGCGCCCGCTGCAGGATGGCCTCGCGCGTTCGCAAGGCGATGCGACCAGCGTCGCCGCCGGCACCGACAACGCGGCCACCTCCGGCGCTGCAAGCAGCGCAAGCGCTGCGGGCGCGAACGTGAGCCTTTCGTCGCTTTCGTCGACGATGCGCTCGCTCGCCGCGAGCGGCTCCGCCGACATCGACACGGCGCACGTGCAGTCGATCAAGGACGCGATCCGCAACGGCACGCTGCAGATCGACTCCGGCAAGATTGCCGACGGCGTGATCCAGACCGCCCGCGACCTCATGAAGCCGACGTCGGGCAACTGA
- a CDS encoding flagella synthesis protein FlgN: MKDALLATLIDEHATVEAFASLLAYEEKALVSADGMEALPQIVEQKTTLTQRLAGLEKARDAQLAGLGLPGGRKGIEMACDGDPRLASQWALLKGSTERARRKNLTIGMMIRTRMEHNRRALSILRGETGNGAMLYGPDGRLPAFGL; encoded by the coding sequence ATGAAAGATGCCCTGTTGGCCACACTGATCGACGAACACGCCACGGTCGAGGCGTTCGCGTCGCTGCTCGCCTATGAAGAAAAGGCGCTCGTGTCGGCCGACGGCATGGAGGCGCTTCCGCAGATCGTCGAGCAGAAGACGACGCTCACGCAGCGTCTCGCTGGCCTCGAAAAGGCGCGCGACGCGCAGCTGGCAGGCCTGGGGCTTCCCGGCGGCCGTAAAGGCATCGAAATGGCCTGCGACGGCGACCCGCGTCTGGCGAGCCAGTGGGCGTTGCTCAAGGGTTCGACCGAGCGCGCGCGCCGCAAAAATCTCACGATCGGCATGATGATCCGCACGCGCATGGAACATAACCGCCGCGCGCTCTCGATCCTGCGCGGCGAAACGGGCAACGGCGCGATGCTGTACGGTCCCGATGGGCGGCTGCCGGCGTTCGGGCTGTAA
- a CDS encoding type II toxin-antitoxin system TacA family antitoxin: MAINNGMENSSRGRITARLSAEKQEILQLAADLSGSTLNQFIVQAALRAAEQVIEQEEVIRSIRLTMDESKRFFALLDEPPKPNEALQRAMARFRKNKSANADSSAEGER, translated from the coding sequence ATGGCTATCAACAACGGTATGGAAAACTCCAGCCGCGGGCGTATCACTGCCCGGTTGAGCGCGGAGAAACAGGAAATCCTGCAGCTTGCTGCAGATCTTTCGGGCAGTACTCTCAATCAGTTTATTGTGCAGGCCGCGCTTAGGGCCGCGGAGCAGGTCATCGAGCAGGAAGAGGTCATTCGTTCCATCCGCCTGACGATGGACGAATCGAAGCGCTTCTTCGCGCTGCTCGACGAGCCGCCGAAGCCCAATGAGGCGCTGCAGCGCGCGATGGCTCGCTTCAGGAAGAACAAGAGTGCAAACGCAGATTCGTCAGCTGAGGGAGAGCGATGA
- a CDS encoding RNA polymerase sigma factor FliA, protein MYNAQGKISQADVLAKYAPLVRRLGLQLVAKMPASVDLDDLIQAGMIGLLDAANRYKEDQGAQFETYASQRIRGAMLDELRSNDWLPRSLRRTSREVESAVHQVEQRLGRSASETEIAEHLSMPLDEYQSMLQDLHGSQLIYYEDFDRSAEDEPFLDRYCVDHSDPLSALLDDSLRGALVEAIERLPEREKLLMSLYYERGMNLREIGAVMEVSESRVCQLHSQAVARLRTRLREMAWAGQEN, encoded by the coding sequence ATGTATAACGCTCAAGGAAAAATTTCGCAGGCCGACGTGCTTGCGAAGTACGCGCCGCTCGTCAGACGGCTCGGCTTGCAGCTCGTGGCCAAGATGCCGGCGAGCGTGGACCTCGACGACCTGATCCAGGCCGGCATGATCGGCCTGCTCGACGCGGCCAACCGCTACAAGGAAGATCAGGGCGCGCAGTTCGAAACCTACGCGAGCCAGCGCATTCGCGGCGCGATGCTCGACGAGCTGCGCAGCAACGACTGGCTGCCGCGCAGCCTGCGCCGCACCTCGCGCGAAGTGGAAAGCGCGGTGCATCAGGTGGAGCAGCGGCTCGGACGCTCGGCGAGCGAGACGGAGATCGCCGAACACCTGAGCATGCCGCTCGACGAATACCAGAGCATGCTGCAGGACCTGCATGGCAGCCAGCTCATCTACTACGAAGACTTCGACCGCTCCGCCGAGGACGAACCGTTCCTCGACCGCTACTGCGTCGATCATTCGGACCCGCTTTCGGCGCTGCTCGACGACAGCCTGCGCGGCGCGCTCGTCGAGGCGATCGAGCGGCTGCCCGAGCGCGAGAAGCTGCTCATGTCGCTCTACTACGAGCGCGGCATGAACCTGCGCGAAATCGGCGCGGTGATGGAGGTGAGCGAGTCGCGCGTGTGCCAGCTGCACAGCCAGGCGGTGGCGCGCTTGCGCACGCGGCTGCGCGAGATGGCATGGGCCGGCCAGGAGAATTGA